CTACCGGTGCTGGAGCCTTTGGGATCTCCTTCTCCTGGCAGTCTGCATTGCATTCCCTTAGCACAGGCCAGCCCCAGGGGAGAGGGACGATGGGTGGTGGATACGGTGGGAGACTTCACACCACTCCCTGCCTCCAGCTTCTAGTGCTGTGATAAGCAGAGGAGCTGTGACATGGAGGTAACTGTACGGCATTGCTCTTCTCCCCACAGCCTGTCCCCAAAATACACCCTGCACTACCTGGCTGAGGACTCCCCGCATCCCAATGGTGGCCTGCTCCAGCCGACAGCACCCAGGACTGTTCCCTCCGAGCTGCATCCTTTCCCTGCCCGGATGGTGTCCAATCAGCGGGTCACAGCAGAATCCCATTTCCAGGATGTCCGGCTCATCGAGTTTGATGTCGCGGCCTCAGGGATCACGTAAGTGTTTTCCTCACTCCCACAAGCTTTGCTGTGCAGAATTGGGTGTCCCATagcctgccttcctcttccaTTCCCCTTCTTCTGTAATATCTGAGGCTGCAGCCTCATGGATGTGGTCCCTGCTGCACTGTCCTCCTCCATGACAAAGTCAGGGGTGTATGGCAGTGTGGGTCCTGCCCACGGACCAGCTCTCTTTGCCTTGCCAGGTTAGAGAGCACAACGTTAGTGACACTGGAAATGTGTCTGAGTTGTGGGTTCTCCCCTGGTGCGGGTGCTGGTCGGGCTAACGGTGCCCGTGGGCCTGCCTTGTGGCTCGGCTCGTCAGCTCCCACTGCATCTGCAGGTTCAATGCAGGGGACGTGGTGATGATCCAGCCCCAAAACTGCCCTGAAGACGTGCAACAGTTCTGCCAGCTCCTGCGTCTAGATCCAGAGAGATGCTTTGTGCTGAAGCCCACAGAGCCTGGTAGGTCTTGCCCGCcgctcctttccctccctgctgggACAAGGCAGCCCCCTGAGCTCTGCCCTAGCCTGgagctctgcttttcctttgctttagaCCCGGGAGGTGGGATTGATTGATGGGTACAGGACCTCTGCCTGTCTCACAGCGTGGgggctctccttccctcccagcactCTGCGTGCGTGGATCCCGCATTAGGGCTGGTGCCAGTGGGAGGATCCCAGCGGTGTCCAGGCTGCACCCACACCTTGTGTctttgcagcccccagcccaggaccccaGTCGGGTTGCTCGCACTGCTGCCCCATCCTGGGGGATGCCAAAGCtgtggaggcagcaggcaggcggTGTTCAGGTGTCGTGCCCTGGGGCTGGCGCTGAGCTCTCCCCCCTGCCTTGCCTTGCAGGtacctccctccctgccctgttACCACAGCCCTGCACCATCCGGTACCTGGTCACCCACTACCTGGACATCTCCTGTGTGCCGCGGCGCTCCTTCTTTGAGCTCTTGTCCTACTTCTCTACGAATGAGCTGGAGCGGGAGAAGCTGCAGGAGTTCAGCTCTGCACAGGGGCAGGAAGAGCTGTACAGCTACTGCAACCGGCCCCGCAGGACCACTCTCGAGGTAGGGTAGAGCCCGCTCCGTGAGGGCTGTGCCACGGTATAAAGCACCCAGGCAGATGACAAGCTGTTAATTTCTTGGCTGGGGAATTTTGTCTGCTTCACATGCTTTCTGAAGTGTCCTTGGATTTCCACTGGTGATTAAGAACTGCTCCACATCCTTTTGGTTCTGTCTGTGGTGGGCCCTGTGCTGGGGGtcaaggggagagcagtgggacGGGGCAGTTGGTGCCTTTGGTCAAGGGCAGCGCGGCACAGCAGCGTGGCACAAGCTGTGCTGCCCTGAGAAGCAGGCAGGCTGCCCTCTGGGGTGCACTGCGTCCCACCACCCCTTGGCTTTGCAGGCCCTCTGGGATTTCCCTCACACCACGTGTGCCATTCCGCCCGACTACCTGCTCGACCTCATCCCTCGCATCAGACCCCGCGCCTTCTCCATCGCCTCCTCCATGCTGGTAAGAGCTCAGCCCTTTTTGGCCTCATGTCAGGCTCTGAGCAGAAGGTctgggcagagccagggctgacCATCGGTGCATGCATGCCGCAGATGCTCAGACTATACTCCCAGGCCCTCTGAGCACTCACGACCTACCCGAaccccagctctgctgtgagcaTGTGGCAGGCCGACATGCTGGATGTTAaccccagggctgtgccagccttCGTAGTAGGGCGCTtgctctcctgcagccctgcaAGTGCTGGGGCTGGCCCAGTGCACTGCAGAGGTCTGGTGTTGTCGTCGCGGGGAGTGGTGGGATGTGGTGTCGCAGAGGCTGTTGAGCATCCCTGGGTGGTGTGGCCATGGGAGGGGGGAGTGCTGCTTCCTGCTGCTGCCGGGAGGTGGCAGTGGGACCTGGCCCGGGTGGCTTGGCAGATGTCAGCCCATGCACGGGGTGGTGCTTGCCCTCCATGGGGACCACAAGGGTTGGACATTCTCTGTTACTATTGCCAGCTGTGCAAAGTATTCCCACAGCTGTGCTTCTCTGGGAAAACCCCCTTCCCCATTGGAAGGTTTGGGCAGGGATGTGCTCCATTCTATGTCTGAGTGGCTGTTTCAGGCTAGGACAAGTGTTGCAGAtgccctggcaggagctgggcacaggCTTTGTCACTGGAGGAGGCACTGGGCTCTTCCTGCAGAGCCATGCTGGGTGTCTTCTCATTTCTCGTGGTTCCTGTCTGGACACAGGCTCACCCTGACCGGATCCAGATCCTCATGGCAGTAGTGCGGTACAAGACACAGCTCAGCAAACCCCGCCGTGGTCTCTGTTCTACCTGGTTGGCCTCTCTCAACCCAGAGCAAGGTAATCGCTTGGACTCTGTGAGAACCCTGTGTGCTTGTCACAGCACACAGAACTGATCCCATGGGATCAGCTGGCCACGCACTGGAGCTGCTTGGACCATGGGTGGTCACCATCACCACAGGGAGCTGGAGCACACTGGCTTGGCAGGATGGGCTGAACTCAAGAGTAGCCATCCTTCCTCACTGCTGCCATTCTCTTCCAAGAATGGCATGGTCCTATAGCTTTCCCTGAGTACTCTGAGCTCCTGgttttcttccagctgcttgACCTTCCTGCTCCCAGTGCCAGCATGCCCTGCTGTCCCATAGTGCGCTGCTCTTGGTGtcctggagctggcagcactcTGTCTGTTGgacacctccagccccatagcaccAGCTCTGGGAAGGATGGTCCTTCCTTTGAGCACATCCATCCTGTCCTATGAAGCCTGTGAGTGCTGCTCATCTGCTTTAACCGCAAAACCCCTTTAGCTGGGTCCCCGAGCAAATGTGACAAGCTCATGGGGTCTCCCTGCTGCGGGATGGTAGAGCATTGCTCTGTATGACTCCAGGGCAAGATTTGGGTGTTCCCTGAGTACCGAGATGGGGATCTTCACACCTCCTCTGGTTCCCAGAGGAGGAAAGTTTGGCCCTCCTTTACTTGACAGCCAGGTTGAGATCTCTGCTTGTCTTCACCACTGTCTTCCCCGGCACCACCGATATGAGGAGAAGGCTATCCCACAGCCTATGTGCTGTAGGACTCTTGCCTTGCTCTGGGGTTCCCTCAGGTGCTTGCAGAGGCCATGCTGAGATGGCTGAAGTGCTTTTGATACACACATAGTGTCCCTGTGGCACCAGGGGTGCCTTGGTCCCAGGGTTGTGGTAAGCCAGATGCTGTCCATATCTTTGGAGCATCCTGGAAGAGCTGGATGTGTAGCTGGCCCTCTGCGGGGTGTCACAAAGACAGAGGTGGTGGGGTGATGCTAGTCAGTCTGTTTGTTTTGCAGGTGATGTTAGGGTGCCTCTTTGGGTGAAGAAAGGAGGAATGAAGTTCCCAGCTGACCCTGACACCCCCGTGATCATGATTGGCCCTGGCACAGGGGTGGCACCTTTCCGAGCAGCGATACAGGAGCGGGTGGCACAAGGAGGTAGAGGTGAGGGGTGGTCCTGTGAGGGACATGGGTTGCCCCTTGCTGCAGGCAGGTCTGCGTTCAGCATACGGGAAGGTGGGACTTGGGGCTCCTGAAGGTTTGGACAGGCCTGGCCTTTGCTATGTTTGACTGGGAGCAAGCTGGGCTCTGGGGCAGGTGAGGACCAGAGCCTGGTGTGCGCAACCTGTGTGGTTATTCACAGGCTGCACTGCAAGGCTGCTCCCTGGGTCAGggcagggctctgcagaggctCTTTCTTGGCTCTCTGTGAGTGGAGATGGGTTGTTGAACTCGTCTTCTGCTGCACAAGAAGTCGTGCCTCTGCCCATCGTCGTTCCCCTGGCTCAGCTACGGGTCTCAGCAGGAAGCTGAGGCTGGTCGAGGGGAACAGGCAGCCCTGGAGGGCTCTTCTTGCCCTacctgcccctgcctccccagcacAAAGGGGCCTCTGGTTGCCACAAGCCACCTGGCTTAATGGTCACACAGTTCCTGAGTCCTGGTTCTTCCAGGTCAGGGCTGTAAGCCAGGCCTGGCAAAGAGGTGAGAGCCTTGGAGCTCTGTGGCACCGGTGGTCCCCAGTATTCACAGGGCATTTGGTCCACCCATCATGGCCCTTCTGGTCTGCTCTCTGCAGGGAACTGCTTGTTCTTCGGCTGCCGCCAGAAATCCAAAGACTTCTACTGCCAGGCAGAGTGGGAAGAGCTTGTGACAAAGGGCTTCCTGACACTCTTCACGGCCTTCTCCAGGGACCAGGTTAGTTcccagaggagaaaggaggataCAGAAGCATCTCAGGCAGCACTGGTAGGACTCTGCCAGTGTTTCTGGCCCCTGTACCTGTTGGCATGGCGTGCGAAGGGCCTGGTGGGGTGGCACAGTGCTCAGCTCGCTCACTCACACCACCTTGGTGCTGGCCAAGATCCCCACCGGCACTGCAGTGCAGCTGCTCAGCCGGGACGTGTCTGGCTGAGTTGAGCTAGAAAGATtgctgggatggggctggtgagTGCCAAAGCAGATAAGGCATTAGCCAGTTTTGTTTGGCTGGACCACATGAGTGATAAAGGCTCCAAAGCCTCTCGGAGGGGTCACCAGGCAATAAACTTTCTTGGTTGAGTGCCACCCTCCCCACCGTGTTTCTCTGATCACTGGCTGAAGCTGAGGAGCTTGGCTTCCATGCCAGCTCTCCCCGAGTCTCATCCGTGCAGGAGAAAGCTCCCCAGAGATACAAGCACCCCCACAATTCAGTCCCTCACTTTGCTCCCTTATTTCCCAGGCGGCGTCTTTGGTGGGCAGCTCTCAGCCCCTCTCTGGGCTGCGGGGCTTTTGATGTTGCCAGACAGGCTCCGTGAGCTGGGACTCTGTTTCACTGTTTCGCCCGTTCCCTTGATGGCACTGAAAGCTCACCCTGCCTTTGAAATAGAGAGATCTGATAAAAAGGGTCAGTGAGAATGGGTATTTCTGTGTAGCtcagctgccccagcccttttctcctggctgtgTGCATGCGTTGACATGAAGCCAGCATCTTCTATCCAGTCACTTGTAAGGCATGAGTTGAATGCCACTATGAAGGCTTTCCAAGCCTTTGATGAATgggagcagcactgcagaggtttATTGGATGACTAGTTTGTCTGTCTTCTGGTGGCTAACACAGTGAAAGGGGACCTGCTGCTCCCCAAatctggagagcagccccagagcctcctcctgccctcatAGACGCTGGAGGGATGGGACTTGCATCAGAGTGTGCCTTCTGGCCtcccttctctgcctgctttGTGGGGGGAAGCAGTTTGTCCTGAGGGTCTTCTGCCACCAAGTCCTTGCAGTGCTGTAACAGGGAGGCAAGTGGGGGCGCAGCCAGGTAGGATGTGCCACATTGGGCCATTGCACCTGCGCCTCTAGGAGATACCACAGCTGTTAACTCAtcaaaaatttgttttcaaagaactGGCAGGAGCTGGGACACCCCACAGCTGAGGAGGAGTTCCCTCTTCTCTCTGTAAGGTCCCCTTTGCAGTGACCTTCTGTCACATCACGTCTGCCCCGTGGTGCAGACTGACTGATCCCAGCCTAATGCGGCTGTCGCTAATTCTCAGCAGGATGCCCTGGGGTTTAGCTGAGACATCGTGACCTGAGTTTGTCACTGGGGTCCTCTGGTTTCTAGGTAGCTGCTGGTCCTTAAATGACCTGCTCGGAGCCCTAACCTCGTCGGCAGAGCCTCTGTCAGCACTTAGCTGATTAATGGTAATGATGCTGAAGCTGAGCAACCAGCTGGCTGTGTTGGTGCTTGTGACGGGCTTGCTTACCTCCTGCATCGCCGGCAGCCGGGTCGGAGCAGTGGAGCTGTGCCCGGGGGTGACCTGACTCTCCAGTGCAATGCAACCAGTGGAGCTGCGTGGGACCTGCTGACGCGCGGTGACCAGCTCTTGTGacagccggggctgggggttgTTCCCACGCACACCTCCAAACTGCAGCCCACAGGGAGCCTGCGATGCAGCAAGAGCCTTGCTGCCTTTGGGGCTGACGGAGGGAGGAGGACATGGGGAGGAGGTTGTGCCTGCAGCTCAGCTCAGTGCTGTGCAGAGCCTGGCGTGCTGGAACACGCGGCAGAGGGCCTGGCCTCCATCACACTGTCACCTTTGTCGTGGAGGAGCCATCTGGGCCGGCAGTGAATTCAGGCACGTTGGCAATGGTGTTCCTCTTGGGCAGGAGCCAGAGCTGTAGGCAGTTGCTTGAATGCGAGAAGTCTTGTGGATTAACCCTTTGGGAACTCTCCTTGGTTGGGCTATACTGTGCCAAAAGCCAGGCGTATCCAGTCCCTAAGTTCAGCGGAGGGGCAGGGAGTGGGaccaaggctgtctctccaagcTTCCTGCCCTTCCTAGCTGCTTCAGGCCTCCAGCAGGTGACAGGGCTGGGACCGGCAGCCAGGGGTGCGGGGAAGGGTCTCTGACCTGCGGCAGCCCTGGCACAGGGGGGCCAGCGAGCCTCCTCTGCCcatgcagggagagcagagggaaggagggggagccCTTGTGGGGACTCCCCAGCTCATGGTCCACCagagctggagcaggcagggggcagACAAAGGATTCGGGGGGGGCTACTCACAGCATGTTCCTCATTgaagctcctgctgctgcacccaTCTCCCCCAACCCATCCCAGTGCACTGACATGAGGTGTGGGGATCCCCTTCCCTGTGTGAGAGTTGATCCAACTGcttctcccagtgcccccctatGCTGGGGGGCTGTGCTGCCCTGAGCTCTTGCAAAGAGCTCCTGAGGACAGTCCCCAGGGGCCGGGCAGGCGTGCTGGGGTTGGGGCTGGGGCCGCGGCCAGGGCCGGTGGGCTCAGCGCCGTGTTTCCCTGCAGGAGGAGAAGGTTTACGTTCAGCATCGCATCCGGGAGAACCGAAGGCTGGTGTGGGAGCTGCTGAGCAGTGGGAGCGCTCACGTCTACTTGGCTGGGTGAGTGAGTGATGTCCCCacgcagggactgggggagcggggctgcacATCGCTGCGTCTTCATTCCCTCGACTCATCACCCTCCAGAGCGAGCACACCCTGCGTGGTGGCAGGTCTCTGGGGGCTGCACTGACTGCCGCAGAAGGTCCTGCTTGTTCCTTCTCTCCGTACATCCTGCTCCGCAAGCCCTGGGCTGAGAGGGCTGTTTCTCCCCTACCCTGTGCTCCGGTTAGGAGGGGCAGAGCTGGCACGGcgggaaaggtgctccagccgaCCCCGTGTGCCCATCCCTCCAACTGCCTGTGACTGGTGTCACCTGAAAGCAGGCAGCCTGGCCCCTGACCCACGGCAAATCTATACACAGGAGAGCTCTGGCCTCTCTTTACACCCCTCTCCTCCAGTGGGGCTTGGTGAAACCAGAGAAAAAGGCTTGCGTAGTTCCTGTGGCTGCTCAGGTGGGCAGGAGACTTTTAAAGCACAATATACCAGCACTCCACTGGTGCTGGGGCTTGTGAGCAACAGCTTTTGGGACCCTTGGCGCATTGTGGCTGACTCTTTGCACCCACATCTGCCTTTCCGGGGCAGGGACAGGCCATGTTGCACCGTAGCCTGCCTCCTTTGGCAGCACAGTTGTTCGCCAGGTGGTTGTTCACCTTAGGCTGGTAGAGAATCTCAAACCAAAAGCAGGGTCTGGCCTTTGGAGTCAGAGCATCTGCAACTTTGTTCGTGGCTCTGTGTCTGCTTTCCTGGGAAAAGCCCTTAACCTGCCTGCCCTTGTCGCTGCCTGTatggcagggaggaggctgcTCACCCGCTGCCCGGGGCGAGCGTTGTGAAATGCTTTTGGGCTCCTTGAGCTGGCGAGAGGCTGGCGATGGTGTTTGTCGTGCACCCCATGACCTGGAAAGCGCTGTGCAAACCTGTGCCTTGCTGTCAACACGAGCAGCAATTGCAGGAGGCTCTTTCCTGCCTGTCCCGCACGAGAGCAGGAACTTGCCCGGTGCCTCGCAGAGCGAGACTGGCCTTGCTGCATTCCTGGGAGAAGGAGATTTTTGTTTACTGCCCAGGAAGCGGAGGCCAAGCCGCCCACCGCCCTGTTCACTGCTGCACCAGCGCTGCCGCCTGGTCTGGCATGCCTCGCTGCATGGCGGGGCTTTCTGGGGCACTTACCCCAAACTGGTGATTCCTACCCACAGATCTGGGGTTCAGGTTTGGTTTCCTCCATCAAGCTGCACCTGGGGCTTGGGCTTGTGCCTCCAGCCACAGCCCAAATGCTGAGACCATTGGGCAGCTGTTGGGTGACCACCGGGCatgctgtccccatggctctgtcCTCTCTTTCCATCCTCTTTGCCGCTTTCTGGTCCTGATGGAGTTACCCTGGGGGCTGCCAAAAGAGGATCAGTGTCTTGGAAAGAGCAAGGCTTGCACAGCTCTCCCCATTGCAGGATTTTGGGTTGGTCATGAGGGTGGTGTTTTGGACGTTGGGGTTGCTCCAAGACCCGTCTCACTGGGGTCTTCGCCCCTGGCACGGGGTGGCCCTCAGTCCTGATCAGGCAGGTGGGATCCGAGCGCCTCGTCCTCCTTGTACAAGTGGCAACTGTCCTGTTTGCAGTGGGCACTTGCCCACCCCTCCTGAACAGCCCACGCCACTTGTAAGGACGCCTGGGATCACAGTGCCCCTCCCTGGCCCGCAGGCTCTGAGCTGCCAGTGGGGGGCCAAATAGGAAGGTGTAGGTGAGGTAGCCTGaaaatggcctttttttcccccctgaaagtAGCATTCCCAGTTTCAGCCATGCTAGGAGAAAGATGGGGAAAGTGAATCCTGGGCTGCGTGTCCCTGAGCCGCAGCAGCCCTGGGCCATGTAGCACGGTGTGTCTGACTTCCCGGGCCcttgctggctggggcaggggctggggggccaggGCTGTGTCTTCTCTCTGATTGTGCCCGGCTTATCTTACCCAGGCCCATAAAGgttgaaaatgtctttctctttctgctaaAAAGAGATATTTGACATGTTTTCCATCACAAGCCCGGCTACATTATCTTGCACTTGCATATCAGTGCCTGACTCAGAAACGATATGactcttccaaaaaaagaagaCCTCCTTTCTGTGTATTTTGGGATGTTAATCAGCTTCAAACGCAAGTCAGAATTCTGCCTTGTACTTGGGAAACAGCAAGGACGTTGCCAGATGCTTGTGCCAATTGGAGCAGCCTGGGAAATTTTTTAttagttgggggtttttttttgttgttgttgcacaGTCAGTTCACCAAATGAATCTCTCTCCAGGAAAAAGTCTGAATTTCTTATTTCCCATAAGAAATAATTGCGCTTGGAAGTGTTGAATCCTATTTGGGTATTTTCTACACAGGAGCTCGTGTTTTCTTCACCATTTCTGTTATTTTGAGGTTTGAGCTGGCTTTGGTTACAAATGTCACCATCAAAACAATCATTTCGGGTTTCATGAAAGGCGGCAGCGGTTGGGCGGAAGCGGCTGCTCCTTCACAGCAGTCGTCTTACCCAGCTCAGGATCAGACACGTTTTCCATCGAATGTTTCCCCTGAGATGAAAGGACGGTTTCCTGCCCTCCTGCCGATAAATTATGACTCGTGCATATTCCCCGTGTCCCTCTAATAAGCGTGATGGGAAATGGAGCAATACAGGGGCTGGAGTTAAGGCTACTGAGCTGTGATGCTCCTTTGCCAGGGACTGGCCACCAAGACCACATCTTTGCCTGAAAAGCCCTGCGTGGCTAACGGCGCTGCTCTCTAGGGAGTGGTAGGAGCTACCTCTGGAAGCCTGTCATTTACTCAGCGCCAGGCGGGCTGTGTTGCAGGGTGAGGCAGGTTCCCACTGCCCCGGTGCGGCAGTAGCCCACGCTGTGTGCCAGGGGCGGTAGGTTCGGCCGCAGGGACCACTGCCCCGCCGATGAgctgcagctctggggctgcagatAGGCCTCCGTTTTTCCTACTCGCCCTCCATCGCACCGCCTGCTCTCTCTTCCAGGAATGCCAAGCAGATGCCAGCGGCGGTGGCTGAAGCCCTGCAGTCGGTGTTGCAGCTGGAAGGTGGCCTGTCGCCCTCCGAAGCAGAGGAGCATTTAACAGCCCTGGAACGGTCCCAGCGCTTCCAGTCCGAAACCTGGTCGTAAGCCtggctccctgcctcccccttccccacgAACTCTGCCTGAATAAAGGAGCCAGCCAAATGACACCTCTGGCATCATCCTTGGCCTGAGATTATCACAGCCAGGAGAGGGGCCTGGCAAAGGGGGTGGATTTACCCAACCAGCCCTTCCCTGATGGCAGCAGGGCCAtggtgggcagggggagcccaTCTCCGGGGGAGGGTGGGTTTGGCGTGGGTAAAGCCTGGCTCCCCATGCCCGCACCACGCCGGCACGGAGACGAGAAGTCTCTGGggtgggatgctgctggctgGCTTCTGCCTGGGACCGAGCTGCTGTCCCACGTGCTCTAGCTCCAGGGGTCCCCatgctggggagcagcaccccgCGGGCATTGCTAGAGCTACAGTGTTGGCAGCGGCCGTTGTTTGTGGTAGGACCTAGAGGAAGTGAGCTGTTGCATGGGAGTCTCTCCACCCTGGCAttagtcagcagcagcagcagctcttgctgcAGGAGGCTGCCTTGACAGACCTGTTCCCCCTGTCTCCAGGGGATGGGCGCACGAGGAAGCTTCGGTCTCTGTCTCTGCTGCCAGTTCATCTTCCAGAGCCTGCCTGATGCCAAGGTCTGAGCTCCCTGAGTGCCAGTTCCCATTGAGTTATCCCATTCCCTGAGTGCCTGCGCTGCTGGACTCGTTCTTCACCCCATGTTGGGAGCTGCTTCCAGTTGGGGCCGGGCGAGCCAGCGGCCTCCAGCCCTTTCCCTGGCAGCCTCGGGGCTGTCTGCCCTCCTGGCCCTGCCGCTGCCCCAGTGGTGCCAGTaccaccaccttcctcccccaGTTCAGCGAACTCGGTGCCGCTGTGTAAATAGCAATTAGGGCCCAGGGCATGAATCAGCCGGGGACGGTCCCTGGGAGCCGGCTGGGACAGGAAGGGACAGCAGTGCCACACCACCCCTGTGACCCAGCCACCCTCCCACGCGCCGGATCATGGGGTCCTGTACAGGTGAGCAGTGCCCTGGGGCATTGCTGGAGCTACAGCACTGCAGTGAGTGGAAACGGGGTGCTTTTTGGGTCTCCCCACCCCGCTGCTTGGCCAGCGCTGCCTTGCTTCGAGGAGCTGTTGAACCTGCAGTCCCGGGCTGGGTTGGGTGTCTCCACACCCCAGGGACAGCCCAGGGGACAGCGTGGAGCTGCTGCGTGGCAGTCCTCACGTTGGTGACACCGTCCCCTTGCATACGGGGCACTATCCAGGCTGCGCTCTTCCTCCCAAGCCCTGCAGGCTGCCCATGGGGCAGGGCAAGGAGAGGTGGCCCCGGCACAGGGACGGACCTGGAGGATGGGGGTGGGCTGTACTGGGGCAGCGCAGGACCTGCCCTGGTGTGCTACGTGGGCTGTGAGCTGGGGGCTGGACTGCGAGCAGAGTGGGAGCCGTGTTATTGCGCTTATACTGGGGTGTGAActggggggctgggctgggagcagggcagggtccGTGCTGGTGTGGTGTACTGAGGTCTGAGCTGAAagtggctgtgctggggcagcgcAGGGCCCGTGCCGCCATGCCCCACGGGCAGCGGCGTGGGGAGCTCTGGCCGCAGAGGTGGCTCCATTTTTGCTGGGCGAGGAGAAGAGGCGGCCGTGGGCCCAGCTCCTCCCCGGCTCCCACGGGAGCTGATTGGTGCGGGCACGGCTGCCTGCCCCGGGCTGCCTGCATTTGAGCCGCTTCCAGGAGCTGACAAACCAGACTGGTTAGAGCCAGGCTCGGCCCCAGCCCCGCCTGGCCCACAGCAGGCAGCGGCTGCCTGCGCGGGTGCCTGCCACCCCTGCACCCCTTGCCGGCACAGCGGGCAGCGCCCAGCTTGGTGCCCTCTCCTCTGGACCGTGGCGGGTCAGTACTGCGTTGGAGCtcgggaggaggaagaggaggagaaagtggcTGCTGGATGCGCACGGTGATGCCCCTCTTGGGGTGGCTTATCGGTGAGGGTGATGGGGACAAACCCCTCTTCAGGGGCTCCTGACCCATCTGTCTGGGAGGGCGTCCCAACCCACGCCGGAGGGATGACGGGACTCTGTGCAGATGCCGCTGCCTTTAAAGCCTTCTGACAGCCATGCTGaaggccacctcctgccctggagcagcaCCCGCATCCCGCACTGAGCCCCGAGGGGACTCGGGGGTGGTGGGTGAGGGGGGTGGCCGTGGAGCAGCCGCCCCCATGGAGCCGGCAGCAGGCGAGGAGGCAGGGCCCGGCACCCAGCCGGTGTGGGCAGCCGGgggggagggctgtgctgggcagcaaggggagagggagactgggggactggggggccctggggagctgccccGGCTGTGCGGAGAGGCGCCCGccgctgcctggggctgctggaacGTGCCAGCAGTGGTGGAGGACGCAACCAAGCCGCTGCTGCCCGGGCATGACGAGCCGCCTGCCCATGGTGCCTCCCTGCCCGTGGGGCGCGACcctcccgctgctgccgccgccagccccatcctgccccgcgGGGAGAGCCCAGCACCGTGCAGGGGGTCATCCAGCCTGGAAAGCGCCTCCAGCTCCACCCTGAGCCTCTCTGGCGAGGAAGAGGAGACGTCGAGTGACGAGGTGGCGACGGAGGCAGAGCCGTGCCGCGTGCCGGCGGGTGGCGAGGACGAGTGCCCCATCTGCACGGAGCCCTACGACGACGAGGGGCACAAACCGGCCCTGCTCAACTGCAACCACGGGCTGTGCCGCGCCTGCCTGCGCGCCATCATGGACACAGCAGCCAGCGCCGAGTTCGGCCGCGTGCGCTGCCCCATCTGCCGCCAGAAGACACCCATGCTGGAGTGGGAGATCTGCAAGCTGcaagaggagctgctcctgctgcacgcccagcccagctcccccagcaccctggccaccccccggcccccagccctgccaccgcGGCGCCCGGGCCTCCTCGGTGCCCTCGAGCATCGCTTCCAGGTGCGCTTCCACACCAGCCGCATGTTCGGGTGCCTGCCCTGCGTCCGCTACCCGCCCTGCCTCATCCGCCGGCTGGGGCGGCTGGAGcggcactgccgctgctgctacCTCCtggtgctggcactgctgctggtggctgagatgctcagcctgctcctcatcttcctccccat
The genomic region above belongs to Larus michahellis chromosome 15, bLarMic1.1, whole genome shotgun sequence and contains:
- the LOC141751782 gene encoding ring finger protein-like, with translation MLKATSCPGAAPASRTEPRGDSGVVGEGGGRGAAAPMEPAAGEEAGPGTQPVWAAGGEGCAGQQGERETGGLGGPGELPRLCGEAPAAAWGCWNVPAVVEDATKPLLPGHDEPPAHGASLPVGRDPPAAAAASPILPRGESPAPCRGSSSLESASSSTLSLSGEEEETSSDEVATEAEPCRVPAGGEDECPICTEPYDDEGHKPALLNCNHGLCRACLRAIMDTAASAEFGRVRCPICRQKTPMLEWEICKLQEELLLLHAQPSSPSTLATPRPPALPPRRPGLLGALEHRFQVRFHTSRMFGCLPCVRYPPCLIRRLGRLERHCRCCYLLVLALLLVAEMLSLLLIFLPIVLMVLLFLILDK